The following proteins come from a genomic window of Elusimicrobiota bacterium:
- a CDS encoding amino acid permease, which produces MPEPLQRRLSLTDASALVVGCIIGAGIFRLSDSVARQSSSVGLFLAAWVIGGLLSLCGALVWAELATRFPRNGGEYVFLSHTFGRSWGFVYGFTRLFVNRTGTLAILAYVFAEHLARAAGASAGVVRPAATAAVILLTVINAAGLRFGKNIQNVFTALKVSALLGIIVVGALAGKGEVSHFTPLWVPSGNWLSQLGLALIPVLWTYGGWYEAAYVAGEVKNPERNLPRAIVGGLLVTTALYLAVNLVYVYYLPLPTLRETDLVAAGAMDRVFSGAGGRLVAAAVMVSTFGALNGYILSGGRILAAMGEDHALFRRFGRRHPATDTPILALLANAVLTLVLIWTGTLDSIVTFTEIVIYLFFAMTGVAALVLRRRHGTPPGVYRVWGFPYTPAVFIALNLAIVLNGVLEQPREALFGIAVAAVGIPLYWISWSLDQKKVNPT; this is translated from the coding sequence ATGCCGGAACCACTTCAACGTCGCCTTTCTTTGACCGACGCTTCGGCCCTGGTCGTGGGTTGCATCATCGGCGCGGGCATTTTCCGCCTCTCCGATTCGGTGGCCCGCCAATCGTCTTCCGTCGGCCTTTTCCTGGCGGCGTGGGTCATCGGCGGCCTGTTATCGCTTTGCGGGGCTCTGGTGTGGGCGGAACTGGCGACGCGCTTTCCCCGAAACGGCGGCGAATACGTTTTTCTATCCCACACTTTCGGACGGTCCTGGGGTTTCGTTTACGGGTTCACCCGTCTGTTCGTCAACCGCACGGGAACCCTGGCGATCCTCGCCTACGTCTTCGCCGAGCATTTGGCCCGGGCCGCGGGCGCGTCGGCGGGCGTCGTCCGGCCGGCGGCCACGGCGGCCGTGATCCTCTTAACCGTGATCAACGCCGCCGGGCTTCGGTTCGGCAAGAACATTCAAAACGTTTTCACCGCGCTCAAGGTGTCGGCCCTCCTGGGCATCATCGTTGTCGGGGCCCTGGCCGGCAAGGGCGAGGTGTCGCACTTCACCCCCCTGTGGGTGCCGTCGGGAAATTGGTTGTCGCAATTGGGGTTGGCCTTGATTCCCGTGTTGTGGACGTACGGTGGGTGGTACGAAGCGGCCTACGTCGCCGGCGAAGTGAAGAACCCCGAACGCAACTTGCCGCGAGCGATTGTGGGCGGTCTGCTGGTCACCACCGCGCTGTATTTGGCCGTCAACCTGGTTTACGTTTACTACCTGCCCTTGCCGACCCTGCGCGAAACCGATCTCGTCGCGGCCGGCGCCATGGACCGCGTTTTTTCCGGCGCGGGCGGTCGGCTGGTGGCGGCCGCCGTGATGGTCTCCACCTTCGGCGCCCTCAACGGCTACATCCTATCGGGGGGACGCATCCTGGCCGCCATGGGCGAAGACCACGCGCTGTTCCGGCGGTTCGGGCGCCGGCACCCCGCCACCGACACGCCGATTTTGGCCCTGCTGGCGAACGCGGTCCTCACGCTGGTCTTGATTTGGACGGGCACCCTGGACAGCATCGTGACCTTCACCGAGATTGTGATTTACCTGTTTTTCGCGATGACGGGGGTCGCGGCGTTGGTGTTGCGGCGGCGACACGGGACGCCGCCGGGGGTCTACCGGGTTTGGGGGTTTCCGTACACGCCGGCGGTGTTCATCGCGCTCAATTTGGCGATCGTCTTGAACGGCGTTTTAGAGCAACCCCGCGAGGCCCTGTTCGGCATCGCCGTCGCCGCCGTCGGCATTCCCCTCTACTGGATCTCCTGGTCCCTCGACCAGAAAAAAGTTAATCCCACCTAG
- a CDS encoding DUF819 family protein → MLKNPVVLAGVLAGTVALLLRARGSPRFGIFFRWVPLPFYAYFLPALLTAFGLLPARHALYDTAGAVVLPPCLALLILNADLAALRKLGRPAVGALGLGFAGVMAGMWLAHGLLSRWLPDGAWAAAGALAASWTGGSANMIAVKEGLSAPESAFAPIIVVDAFFAYAWMAFLIWAAGRQARFDGWVAARDAGVGALESAPADRRADGPWAGVPLAAGAVGVLGIWVGRRLGPSLTEGLAAVAPSVAAGFKTTTWTVLTVTTVGLGLAFSGRFRARPERTEFLGNALLYFLLTTLGAQASLGALGRAPAYLAMGAGALAVHAVFLMAGARLFRWPLALVATASQACVGGVVSAPMVAAVYRPTLAAVGLLLAVAGNVVGTYLGLVTAQLCLFFGGRS, encoded by the coding sequence GTGTTAAAAAACCCGGTGGTCCTTGCGGGCGTGTTGGCGGGGACGGTGGCCCTCCTTTTGCGCGCCCGGGGATCGCCCCGGTTCGGGATTTTTTTTCGATGGGTGCCGTTGCCGTTTTACGCCTATTTTTTGCCCGCCCTTCTCACCGCCTTCGGTCTCCTGCCCGCCCGGCACGCCCTGTACGACACGGCGGGGGCCGTCGTCCTGCCGCCGTGCCTGGCGCTCTTGATTTTGAACGCCGATCTCGCGGCCCTGCGGAAATTGGGGCGGCCCGCCGTCGGCGCCCTGGGGTTGGGGTTCGCGGGGGTGATGGCGGGAATGTGGCTCGCCCACGGGCTTTTATCCCGTTGGCTGCCCGACGGAGCCTGGGCCGCCGCGGGGGCCTTGGCGGCCAGTTGGACGGGGGGGAGCGCCAACATGATCGCCGTCAAAGAGGGCCTATCGGCCCCGGAGTCGGCCTTCGCGCCGATCATCGTTGTGGACGCGTTTTTCGCCTACGCCTGGATGGCGTTTTTAATCTGGGCCGCCGGCCGCCAGGCCCGATTTGACGGTTGGGTGGCGGCCCGCGACGCGGGGGTGGGCGCTTTGGAAAGCGCGCCCGCCGATCGTCGCGCCGACGGACCCTGGGCGGGCGTGCCCCTGGCGGCGGGGGCCGTCGGGGTTCTGGGTATTTGGGTGGGGCGCCGCCTGGGCCCCTCGCTGACCGAGGGCTTGGCGGCGGTGGCACCTTCCGTCGCGGCGGGTTTCAAGACCACCACCTGGACGGTGTTGACGGTCACCACCGTGGGTTTGGGGTTGGCTTTTTCGGGACGGTTTCGGGCGCGCCCCGAGCGGACCGAGTTCCTCGGAAACGCGCTCCTTTATTTCCTCTTGACGACCCTGGGCGCCCAGGCATCCTTAGGGGCGCTGGGCCGCGCCCCGGCCTATTTGGCGATGGGCGCGGGCGCCTTGGCCGTCCACGCGGTTTTTTTGATGGCGGGGGCCCGGCTCTTTCGGTGGCCCCTGGCCCTCGTGGCCACCGCCAGTCAAGCCTGTGTGGGCGGTGTGGTGTCGGCGCCCATGGTGGCGGCCGTGTACCGGCCCACTCTGGCGGCCGTGGGGTTGTTGCTCGCGGTGGCGGGCAACGTCGTGGGAACCTATTTGGGTTTGGTGACGGCGCAACTTTGTCTCTTTTTCGGAGGACGATCATGA
- a CDS encoding C40 family peptidase, with product MTHRRLWITGALVLAAMGSTAEDFEILFTPSGPVRRAKAGAVPGPSVEMVVNSPLADLRREPEPGDPALARRRPYPIDPLQETQLLHGETVRVYEEKNGWYRVEAVEQAEFTHHNHWQGYPGWVRKDDLLRAPPDTTFNATARRPYIFVYATKEWRSPRSKLPLGSRFHVIYRDRRWSRVAAPSGHTGHIRNKDLLMDREIPRGGEEIRDLILRTARLYLGQPYFWGGRAAHRPSDREHPSGVDCSGLVNLSYRVAGYAIPRDSHEQFLLAKPVANANALQPGDVVFLAKKDAPDKIVHVMLYEGGENLLEAVYEFHTVRRVSFKKKLGGARSAWTHAAPTGDKIVYFGRLLP from the coding sequence ATGACACATCGACGGCTTTGGATCACGGGGGCGTTGGTCCTTGCGGCAATGGGGTCCACCGCCGAGGATTTCGAGATTTTGTTCACGCCCAGCGGACCGGTCCGACGGGCCAAAGCGGGCGCGGTCCCCGGTCCTTCGGTGGAAATGGTGGTCAACAGCCCCCTGGCGGATCTTCGGCGGGAGCCAGAACCGGGGGACCCGGCCCTCGCTCGCCGGCGGCCTTACCCCATCGATCCCCTTCAGGAAACGCAGCTGCTGCACGGTGAAACCGTGCGGGTTTACGAGGAAAAAAACGGGTGGTACCGCGTGGAAGCCGTGGAGCAGGCCGAATTCACCCACCACAACCATTGGCAGGGTTACCCCGGTTGGGTGCGCAAAGACGACCTGCTTCGCGCGCCCCCGGACACCACTTTTAACGCCACGGCCCGCCGTCCTTACATCTTCGTCTACGCCACCAAGGAATGGCGGTCGCCCCGCAGTAAACTGCCTCTGGGCAGCCGCTTCCATGTGATTTACCGGGACCGTCGCTGGTCCCGGGTGGCGGCGCCCTCCGGCCACACCGGACATATTCGCAACAAGGACCTGTTGATGGACCGCGAGATCCCCCGCGGCGGTGAGGAAATTCGGGACTTGATTTTGCGGACGGCCCGCCTGTACCTCGGCCAACCGTATTTTTGGGGCGGACGCGCCGCCCACCGCCCCTCCGACCGCGAACACCCCTCGGGAGTGGATTGTTCGGGACTCGTGAACCTGAGCTACCGGGTGGCCGGGTACGCCATCCCCCGGGATTCCCACGAACAGTTCCTGCTGGCGAAACCGGTGGCCAACGCCAACGCTCTGCAGCCCGGGGATGTGGTTTTCCTGGCCAAAAAAGACGCCCCCGACAAAATCGTCCACGTCATGCTCTACGAGGGCGGGGAGAATTTGTTGGAGGCGGTTTACGAATTCCACACCGTGCGGCGCGTGTCCTTCAAAAAAAAGTTGGGAGGGGCGCGGTCCGCCTGGACGCACGCCGCGCCGACCGGTGACAAAATCGTTTACTTCGGCCGGCTCCTCCCCTGA
- a CDS encoding N-acetylmuramoyl-L-alanine amidase, with amino-acid sequence MKRWLLVVLVAAAAGVRAEGPAWPEETDEVVLPVSSMTVAVAEPLPERPSLKIVHPPEGAALPAVRSSFVYGFADPRGQLTVNGRSVPIHPGGGWLTMVPYSPGANTLQAELRLPMGTAVATRRVTVAGGGGGAVTGVTPLQPAVDVTLRGGEMVSVQALAPTGREVYFQVGDGTKKYPLTERGAGLYRGLHTLSHEKPLKEAKIKIAFFDKKKNRRETATAPGKISLLDESTPWVVEVSTDLAILRTGPGPQKNEKAGYAMFPPPTTRLWVTGKRGDELRVRLSASREAWIGEDEVRRLPAGTPPPLTTVGAVSIDGVGRHTRVRMALGQRVPYEVRVAEEDLIEILFFGATSNTDWMHYNNAPQAAVKRAEWFQDDSTTYRLRLHTHPGRWWGYDARYENGTFVLELRRPLANPKAPASLAGLRVIVDPGHSADRGAIGPTEYLEKDANLAIAKCLEKKLLQERAEVTMLRNGSEHVALYDRPKAAWAAGGDILISVHNNALPEGSNPFERNGFGVYYYQPHGFGLANAIYNAYREQFGREGASPRLRDDGLHYGNLALPRTPQMPSVLTESAYLILPEEEALLKTEKFQCDCADVTVRGLKRFVEEMRRRDASAP; translated from the coding sequence ATGAAACGTTGGCTGTTGGTTGTGTTGGTCGCGGCGGCGGCGGGGGTTCGCGCGGAAGGCCCAGCCTGGCCGGAAGAAACGGACGAGGTCGTTTTGCCGGTCTCATCGATGACGGTCGCGGTGGCGGAGCCCTTGCCCGAGCGGCCCTCCTTGAAAATCGTCCATCCGCCCGAAGGGGCCGCGCTTCCGGCGGTGCGTTCGTCTTTCGTTTACGGTTTCGCCGACCCCCGGGGCCAGCTGACGGTGAACGGCCGTTCCGTTCCGATCCACCCCGGCGGGGGCTGGCTGACCATGGTGCCCTACAGCCCGGGGGCCAACACCCTCCAGGCGGAATTGCGCTTGCCGATGGGAACGGCCGTCGCGACGCGGCGCGTGACGGTGGCCGGGGGGGGCGGCGGCGCGGTGACCGGCGTCACCCCGTTGCAGCCGGCGGTGGACGTGACCTTGCGCGGCGGGGAAATGGTGAGCGTCCAGGCCCTGGCCCCCACCGGGCGGGAGGTCTATTTTCAGGTGGGGGACGGGACAAAGAAATACCCGCTCACGGAGCGCGGCGCCGGGCTCTACCGCGGGCTCCACACCCTTTCCCATGAAAAACCGTTGAAGGAAGCGAAAATCAAAATCGCTTTCTTCGACAAAAAGAAAAACCGTCGAGAAACGGCGACCGCCCCGGGCAAGATCAGTTTGTTGGACGAATCGACGCCCTGGGTGGTGGAGGTGTCCACCGATTTGGCCATTTTGCGCACGGGCCCCGGTCCTCAGAAAAACGAAAAGGCCGGGTACGCCATGTTCCCGCCGCCCACCACGCGCCTTTGGGTGACGGGGAAACGCGGCGACGAGTTGCGGGTTCGGCTGTCCGCTTCCCGGGAGGCCTGGATCGGGGAGGACGAAGTCCGCCGCCTGCCGGCGGGGACGCCGCCGCCCTTGACCACCGTGGGGGCCGTGTCCATCGACGGGGTCGGCCGCCACACGCGGGTTCGCATGGCGTTGGGCCAACGGGTCCCCTACGAGGTCCGCGTGGCCGAAGAGGACCTGATCGAAATTTTGTTTTTCGGGGCGACATCGAACACCGACTGGATGCACTACAACAACGCGCCCCAGGCCGCCGTGAAGCGCGCGGAATGGTTCCAGGACGATTCAACGACCTACCGCCTGCGGCTTCACACGCACCCGGGCCGCTGGTGGGGTTACGACGCGCGTTACGAAAACGGAACGTTCGTTCTGGAATTGCGCCGCCCCCTGGCCAACCCCAAGGCGCCGGCGTCCCTGGCCGGACTGCGGGTCATCGTCGACCCGGGGCATTCCGCGGACCGGGGGGCCATCGGGCCCACGGAGTATCTGGAAAAAGACGCCAACCTCGCCATCGCCAAATGCCTGGAGAAAAAATTGCTGCAGGAGCGGGCGGAGGTCACGATGCTGCGGAACGGCTCCGAGCACGTGGCCCTCTACGACCGCCCCAAGGCGGCCTGGGCGGCGGGCGGCGATATTTTAATCAGCGTGCACAACAACGCCTTGCCGGAGGGGTCCAACCCCTTTGAGCGGAACGGGTTCGGCGTGTACTACTACCAGCCCCACGGGTTCGGGTTGGCCAACGCCATCTACAACGCGTACCGGGAACAATTCGGCCGCGAAGGGGCCTCCCCGCGCCTGCGCGACGACGGGTTGCATTACGGCAATTTGGCTTTGCCGCGCACGCCCCAAATGCCGTCGGTGTTGACGGAGTCGGCCTACCTGATCCTGCCGGAGGAGGAGGCCCTGCTCAAAACGGAAAAATTCCAATGCGATTGCGCGGACGTCACGGTGCGTGGCCTCAAGAGGTTTGTCGAGGAGATGCGGCGCCGGGACGCGTCGGCGCCGTAA
- a CDS encoding methyl-accepting chemotaxis protein has product MKRKIVIIKRGMQSKFVFLVTTFVLIAVTAIGVDFYYHFGREIQNFMDPSLYELFQKDSYIFLVKLALYMVAVTIFAVFASHKLAGPIYRFERSARAVGSGDLTHRARLRTGDELMDFQDEFNLMVESLQRLVTQDAHLAMRVSKQLTDLISDRHLSAEAHQRLAQIKSDVDHLHKGFKI; this is encoded by the coding sequence GTGAAGCGGAAAATCGTCATTATCAAGCGCGGGATGCAAAGCAAATTCGTCTTTCTCGTCACGACCTTCGTGTTGATCGCCGTGACGGCCATCGGGGTGGATTTTTACTACCACTTCGGTCGGGAAATCCAAAATTTCATGGACCCGAGCCTTTACGAACTCTTCCAGAAAGACAGCTACATTTTCCTTGTGAAGCTCGCGCTCTACATGGTCGCCGTGACGATCTTCGCGGTTTTCGCCTCCCACAAGCTCGCCGGGCCGATCTATCGCTTCGAGCGGTCCGCCCGCGCCGTCGGATCGGGCGATCTCACGCACCGCGCCCGCCTGCGCACCGGGGACGAATTGATGGATTTCCAGGACGAGTTTAATTTGATGGTGGAATCCCTCCAGCGGTTGGTCACGCAGGACGCCCATTTGGCCATGCGGGTGTCCAAGCAATTGACCGACCTGATCAGCGACCGGCACTTGTCGGCGGAGGCCCATCAGCGGTTGGCCCAGATCAAGTCCGACGTGGACCACCTCCACAAGGGCTTTAAGATTTAA
- the sucD gene encoding succinate--CoA ligase subunit alpha, with the protein MSILITNDTKVIVQGITGGAGSFHAKGCRDYGTRVVGGVTPGKGGGNVDGIPVFNTVKEVVRAADADPRGMASMIFVPPPFAADAILEAADAGVGLVIAITEGIPVTDMARVKAALRGGATRLIGPNGPGVITPGDEKRPGCKIGIMPGYIHKPGKIGIVSRSGTLTYEAVWQLTQRGLGQSTVVGIGGDPIAGSSFVDILELFEKDPDTECVLMIGEIGGSAEEDAAHYFKKNMTKPLFAFIAGRTAPPGKRMGHAGAIVDASGGRSAKGTAAEKRAALEAAGVKVVESPADMGEMVLRAVRVG; encoded by the coding sequence ATGAGCATCCTGATCACCAACGACACCAAAGTCATCGTCCAGGGCATCACCGGCGGGGCGGGGTCTTTCCACGCCAAGGGCTGCCGTGACTACGGCACCCGCGTGGTCGGGGGCGTCACGCCGGGCAAGGGCGGGGGGAACGTCGACGGTATTCCCGTTTTCAACACCGTCAAGGAGGTCGTCCGGGCCGCCGACGCCGACCCCCGGGGCATGGCCTCGATGATTTTTGTTCCGCCGCCCTTCGCCGCGGACGCGATTTTGGAGGCGGCCGACGCGGGGGTGGGCCTCGTGATTGCCATCACCGAGGGCATCCCCGTGACGGACATGGCCCGGGTCAAGGCCGCCCTGCGCGGCGGCGCCACACGCCTCATCGGGCCCAACGGCCCGGGCGTCATCACCCCGGGCGATGAAAAACGGCCCGGATGCAAAATCGGCATCATGCCGGGGTACATCCACAAGCCGGGCAAGATCGGGATTGTGTCACGGTCCGGGACGCTCACCTACGAGGCGGTTTGGCAGTTGACGCAGCGCGGCCTCGGTCAGTCCACCGTCGTCGGCATCGGCGGCGACCCCATTGCGGGTTCGAGCTTCGTGGACATATTGGAATTGTTTGAAAAGGACCCGGACACGGAGTGCGTGCTCATGATCGGCGAGATCGGGGGCAGCGCCGAAGAGGACGCGGCCCACTACTTCAAAAAAAACATGACGAAACCCCTCTTCGCGTTCATCGCCGGCCGCACGGCCCCCCCGGGCAAGCGCATGGGCCACGCCGGGGCCATCGTGGACGCCTCGGGCGGCCGGTCCGCCAAGGGCACGGCGGCCGAAAAGCGCGCCGCCCTCGAAGCCGCCGGTGTCAAAGTGGTGGAATCGCCCGCCGACATGGGCGAAATGGTGCTCCGCGCCGTCCGGGTGGGTTGA
- a CDS encoding CBS domain-containing protein, which yields MGAPAAQRLKDKRIGEVVNPRLIQAPPDISLKRAIDLMRESKSAYIVVAEGRRVVGMFTESDVARKILGKNIDEKRPVRDFMTPDPIVLRQDDPVGRAVDLMAENDFYHIPLVNEKQELVNVLSVRTLIRFLAEFYPGEIYNIPPNPHQVAPTAEGG from the coding sequence ATGGGCGCGCCCGCGGCACAACGGCTCAAGGACAAACGGATCGGGGAGGTGGTCAACCCCCGCTTGATCCAGGCGCCTCCCGACATTTCGCTGAAACGGGCCATCGACTTGATGCGCGAGAGTAAATCCGCCTACATCGTGGTGGCCGAGGGCCGCCGGGTGGTGGGCATGTTCACGGAATCCGACGTCGCCCGCAAAATCCTCGGCAAAAACATCGATGAAAAACGCCCCGTCCGCGACTTCATGACCCCGGACCCCATCGTGTTGCGGCAGGACGACCCCGTCGGCCGCGCCGTCGACCTGATGGCCGAAAACGATTTTTACCACATCCCGCTGGTGAACGAAAAACAGGAACTGGTCAACGTCCTGAGCGTGCGCACGCTGATCCGGTTCCTCGCCGAATTCTACCCCGGCGAGATCTACAACATCCCCCCCAACCCGCACCAGGTCGCCCCCACGGCGGAAGGCGGGTAA
- the sucC gene encoding ADP-forming succinate--CoA ligase subunit beta yields the protein MKLHEYQAKRVMAGFGLPVLPGRVLEAADRVGTVLKKLGDGPWVLKAQVHTGGRGKAGGVKVVADSKEAGAFVKGLLGKPLVTHQTGPQGLVVRKILAEPAVRAVRELYVAVLVNRRTGRPVLIASGEGGMDIEELAVTAPDKIVRVDIDPLRGLEAFQARDVAFAVGLTGDLLAPAVAFLQNLVKMFLATDASLVEVNPLGVIGEGAERRLLAMDAKVTLDDNAAFRHKDLFQEADWTDLSDAEKRAGEVGISYIRLDGNIGCLVNGAGLAMATMDIIKLHGGEPANFLDVGGGATVEQVTEAFQIILSDPKVKAILVNIFGGIMKCDVIAQGVVQAVKNTGLDRPLVVRLEGNRVEEGRQILSASGLAITPAVDLADGAKKAVAAAAGAAS from the coding sequence ATGAAGTTGCATGAATATCAAGCCAAACGCGTGATGGCGGGTTTCGGTTTGCCGGTCCTGCCGGGGCGGGTTTTGGAGGCGGCGGATCGGGTCGGGACGGTATTAAAGAAGCTGGGCGACGGCCCCTGGGTGCTGAAGGCCCAGGTGCACACGGGCGGTCGGGGCAAGGCCGGCGGCGTCAAGGTCGTGGCCGACAGCAAAGAGGCCGGTGCCTTCGTCAAAGGTCTGTTGGGCAAACCCCTGGTCACACACCAGACCGGGCCCCAGGGGCTCGTGGTCCGAAAAATTTTGGCCGAACCGGCGGTCCGCGCCGTTCGGGAACTGTATGTGGCCGTCCTCGTGAACCGGCGGACGGGACGACCCGTGTTGATCGCATCGGGCGAAGGCGGCATGGACATCGAGGAACTGGCCGTCACCGCCCCGGACAAAATCGTTCGCGTCGACATCGATCCCCTGCGGGGACTCGAAGCGTTCCAGGCCCGGGACGTGGCCTTCGCCGTGGGGTTGACCGGGGATTTACTGGCGCCCGCGGTCGCCTTCCTTCAAAATCTCGTCAAAATGTTCCTGGCCACCGACGCCAGCCTGGTGGAGGTGAATCCCCTGGGCGTGATCGGGGAAGGGGCGGAGAGACGCCTGTTGGCCATGGACGCCAAAGTCACCCTGGACGACAACGCCGCCTTCCGCCACAAGGACCTGTTTCAAGAGGCGGATTGGACCGACTTGTCCGACGCGGAAAAACGCGCCGGCGAGGTGGGCATCTCCTATATAAGGTTGGACGGCAACATCGGCTGTCTCGTCAACGGGGCGGGTTTGGCCATGGCGACGATGGACATCATCAAACTGCACGGGGGCGAGCCGGCGAATTTTCTCGATGTCGGCGGCGGGGCCACGGTGGAGCAGGTCACCGAGGCTTTCCAAATCATCCTGTCCGACCCCAAGGTGAAAGCCATTCTGGTCAACATTTTCGGCGGCATCATGAAGTGTGACGTCATCGCCCAGGGCGTGGTCCAGGCCGTGAAAAACACGGGCCTCGACCGGCCCCTGGTGGTCCGCCTTGAGGGCAACCGGGTGGAGGAGGGTCGCCAAATTCTCTCGGCCTCCGGCCTGGCCATCACTCCCGCGGTGGACTTGGCGGACGGGGCGAAAAAAGCCGTGGCCGCCGCGGCGGGGGCCGCGTCATGA
- a CDS encoding glycogen debranching enzyme family protein encodes MAPSPGGTPAVSFDRSVGSVPAMALAREWIETNGRGSYAMGTVAGGHTRRYHGLLTAARRPPVDRRQWVNRLADAVLQNGRRVELSCQQFPDVLQAEGCKVLESFRLDPWPTWVYAWEGGRVEKSVFLRYGEDTAVVTYRWLSGAASALEARPLITDRDPHFLGRSDGRFDGKTRAIERGARVEGASGRVAMWGSAGEFQIDPTWYRNQVYAVEDQRGLDKIEDAFSPGVFRLPLEPGRPVRLFLSTERDGGVDGDLWEEEERDQRRRLVRAALVRGPMAATLTAAADQFIVTRGEGASVIAGYPWFGDWSRDALIAFPGLFLATGRWTEGPALLDTYARHVHQGLLPNQFPEGDSPTSYNAMDAPLWFVRAVQAYHRATHDDESVRRWLPVMRDIVDAYQHGTDHGIRMDGDGLIEAPAGERALTWMDAAVDGKPVTPREGKPVEIQALWYNALQFLVEVQLKWKEPTRGYDQLAQIAQKNFNEKFWNAENAYLFDVINGRHRDAQVRPNALFALAFPYEILDEKHFQPVLDTAARELLTPVGLRTLARGAPSYRPVCAGAPAERDRAYHQGTVWPWLLGPFLTAHAKVHGSSAEAKKQLVEFLRPLSNHLNAGGVGQLPEIFDGDAPHAPRGCPAQAWSVGEVLRVLWEEGVVL; translated from the coding sequence ATGGCCCCGTCCCCGGGCGGGACGCCCGCCGTTTCTTTCGATCGTTCCGTCGGTTCGGTCCCCGCGATGGCCCTCGCGCGGGAATGGATTGAAACCAACGGTCGCGGCTCCTACGCCATGGGCACCGTGGCCGGGGGGCACACCCGGCGCTACCACGGCCTGCTGACCGCCGCCCGCCGACCGCCGGTGGACCGCCGCCAATGGGTCAACCGGTTGGCGGACGCCGTGCTTCAAAACGGCCGCCGCGTCGAACTGTCCTGCCAGCAATTCCCCGATGTCCTTCAAGCCGAGGGATGCAAAGTCCTCGAAAGTTTCCGCCTCGATCCGTGGCCGACCTGGGTGTACGCCTGGGAGGGCGGCCGCGTGGAAAAATCGGTGTTCCTCCGTTACGGGGAGGACACGGCGGTCGTCACTTACCGGTGGCTGAGCGGGGCCGCGTCCGCGCTGGAAGCCCGGCCGTTGATCACCGACCGGGACCCCCATTTCCTCGGCCGCTCCGACGGACGTTTCGACGGGAAAACCCGCGCGATCGAACGCGGGGCCCGCGTTGAGGGCGCGTCGGGTCGGGTCGCGATGTGGGGGTCGGCGGGCGAGTTCCAGATCGATCCCACCTGGTACCGGAACCAGGTGTACGCGGTGGAGGACCAGCGGGGCTTGGACAAAATCGAGGACGCGTTCTCCCCGGGCGTTTTTCGTCTTCCTCTCGAGCCCGGTCGACCGGTGCGCTTGTTCCTGTCGACCGAACGGGACGGCGGTGTCGACGGCGACCTTTGGGAAGAGGAGGAGCGTGACCAGCGTCGGCGCCTGGTCCGCGCCGCCTTGGTGCGCGGGCCGATGGCCGCGACCCTGACGGCGGCCGCCGACCAGTTCATCGTGACCCGGGGCGAGGGGGCCAGCGTCATCGCCGGTTACCCGTGGTTCGGGGATTGGAGCCGCGACGCGTTAATCGCCTTCCCCGGACTTTTTTTGGCGACGGGCCGATGGACGGAAGGGCCGGCGCTCCTGGACACCTACGCCCGGCACGTCCATCAGGGGTTGTTGCCCAACCAATTCCCGGAGGGGGACTCGCCCACTTCGTACAACGCGATGGACGCGCCCCTTTGGTTTGTTCGCGCCGTTCAAGCTTACCACCGCGCGACCCACGACGACGAATCGGTCCGGCGTTGGTTGCCCGTGATGCGGGACATCGTCGACGCCTATCAACACGGCACCGACCACGGGATTCGCATGGACGGCGACGGGTTGATCGAAGCGCCCGCCGGCGAACGGGCGTTGACCTGGATGGACGCCGCGGTCGATGGAAAACCCGTCACCCCGCGGGAGGGAAAACCCGTGGAAATCCAGGCCCTCTGGTACAACGCCCTGCAATTCCTGGTGGAAGTCCAATTGAAATGGAAGGAGCCGACCCGGGGTTACGACCAATTGGCTCAAATCGCCCAAAAGAACTTCAACGAAAAGTTTTGGAACGCCGAAAACGCTTATTTGTTCGACGTGATTAACGGCCGCCACCGGGACGCCCAAGTCCGGCCCAACGCGCTCTTCGCCCTGGCTTTCCCCTACGAGATTTTGGACGAAAAACATTTTCAGCCGGTCCTCGACACCGCCGCGCGGGAGTTGCTGACCCCCGTGGGGTTGCGCACCCTCGCGCGGGGGGCCCCGTCCTATCGACCCGTTTGCGCGGGCGCTCCCGCCGAGCGGGATCGCGCCTATCACCAGGGGACGGTGTGGCCGTGGTTGCTGGGGCCCTTCCTGACCGCCCACGCCAAGGTCCACGGGTCCTCCGCGGAGGCCAAAAAACAGCTGGTCGAATTTTTGCGGCCGTTGTCCAACCATTTGAACGCGGGCGGCGTGGGTCAATTGCCGGAGATTTTCGACGGCGACGCCCCCCACGCCCCCCGGGGATGCCCCGCGCAGGCTTGGAGCGTGGGCGAGGTGTTGCGGGTTCTGTGGGAAGAGGGGGTTGTCCTATGA